From a region of the Constantimarinum furrinae genome:
- the amaB gene encoding L-piperidine-6-carboxylate dehydrogenase: protein MSTVATSFGIEEALQQLGISEINKGTSTGSDWFSEGDAIASYSPVDGKLIGKVTTTSREDYEKVMEKATTAFKDWRVMPAPLRGEVVRQFGDELRRLKEPLGKLVSYEMGKSYQEGLGEVQEMIDICDFAVGLSRQLHGLTMHSERPGHRMYEQYHPLGVVGIISAFNFPVAVWAWNTALAWICGDVCVWKPSEKAPLCGVACQKIAAKVFADNDLPEGISCLINGDYKVGEFMTTDKRVPLISATGSTRMGKIVGRTVGERLGKSLLELGGNNAIIVTPDADIKMTVIGAVFGAVGTCGQRCTSTRRLIIHESIYDKVKDAVVAAYGQLRIGNPLDENNHVGPLIDKDAVKMYEHALEKVVQEGGNIIVEGGVLSGEGYESGCYVKPAIAEAKNDFEIVQHETFAPVLYLLKYSGDVENALDIQNGVAQGLSSAIMTNNLREAERFLSHAGSDCGIANVNIGTSGAEIGGAFGGEKETGGGRESGSDAWKIYMRRQTNTINYTTELPLAQGIKFDL from the coding sequence ATGTCAACAGTAGCAACTTCCTTCGGAATCGAAGAAGCCCTACAACAATTGGGAATTTCAGAAATAAATAAAGGAACCTCCACCGGAAGCGATTGGTTTTCGGAAGGTGATGCCATAGCGTCCTACTCACCGGTAGACGGTAAACTCATAGGAAAAGTAACAACCACATCACGTGAAGATTACGAAAAGGTAATGGAAAAGGCAACCACCGCCTTTAAAGATTGGCGCGTAATGCCTGCACCACTCCGTGGGGAAGTAGTGCGACAATTTGGAGATGAACTAAGACGTTTAAAAGAACCATTGGGGAAGCTGGTTTCCTACGAAATGGGGAAAAGTTATCAGGAAGGTCTGGGAGAAGTTCAGGAAATGATCGATATCTGTGACTTTGCCGTGGGTCTCTCGCGTCAGTTACACGGATTGACCATGCACAGTGAGCGCCCCGGACACCGTATGTACGAACAATATCATCCACTGGGAGTTGTTGGAATTATTTCGGCCTTTAATTTTCCGGTAGCGGTTTGGGCCTGGAATACTGCATTAGCCTGGATCTGCGGTGATGTATGTGTATGGAAGCCTTCAGAAAAAGCACCTTTATGCGGAGTCGCCTGCCAAAAGATCGCTGCAAAAGTGTTTGCAGATAACGACCTTCCCGAAGGAATCTCTTGTCTTATCAATGGTGATTATAAAGTAGGAGAGTTTATGACTACCGATAAAAGAGTGCCTCTTATCTCTGCGACCGGATCAACCCGAATGGGAAAGATCGTGGGCCGTACCGTAGGAGAGCGCCTAGGAAAATCTTTACTAGAATTAGGTGGAAATAATGCCATTATTGTTACCCCCGATGCCGACATAAAAATGACAGTTATTGGAGCCGTTTTTGGAGCTGTGGGCACCTGCGGACAACGATGTACATCCACCAGACGTCTTATCATTCATGAAAGCATATACGATAAAGTAAAGGACGCAGTTGTTGCGGCTTACGGCCAACTTCGAATTGGAAATCCGCTGGATGAAAACAACCATGTAGGACCGTTGATCGATAAAGATGCGGTAAAAATGTATGAGCATGCTTTGGAAAAAGTAGTTCAAGAAGGCGGGAATATTATCGTTGAAGGCGGCGTTCTAAGTGGTGAAGGCTATGAAAGTGGATGCTACGTAAAACCAGCCATCGCTGAAGCCAAGAATGATTTTGAGATCGTGCAACACGAGACTTTTGCACCGGTACTATATTTGCTGAAATACAGCGGTGATGTAGAAAATGCCCTTGACATACAGAATGGGGTAGCACAAGGATTATCTTCAGCGATCATGACCAATAATCTTCGAGAAGCCGAAAGGTTTCTTTCACATGCAGGTAGCGACTGTGGAATTGCCAACGTGAACATTGGTACCAGCGGTGCAGAAATTGGCGGGGCTTTTGGCGGCGAAAAGGAAACAGGTGGCGGACGTGAAAGCGGAAGTGACGCCTGGAAGATTTATATGAGAAGACAGACCAATACTATCAATTACACTACCGAATTGCCTTTGGCACAAGGAATAAAATTCGATCTGTAA
- a CDS encoding isoaspartyl peptidase/L-asparaginase family protein, whose amino-acid sequence MIRILTFICLILISIGCKNEEKKAIEATNSSEIRTERADNFGIVIHGGAGTILKENMSDSLELAYKSKLEEAIRVGHEILKNGGTAMEAVTKTINVMEDSPLFNAGKGAVFTHEETNELDASVMDGATLNAGAVAGVTQIKNPIDLALSVMNDSPHVMLSGKGAELFAKEQGFVLVDPSYFYTQNRFNSLQRIKMAEQEKETKVSFADPFIKDSKFGTVGCAALDKNGNLAAGTSTGGMTNKRWNRIGDAPIIGAGTYANNATCAVSSTGWGEYFIRAMVAHDISALMEYKGLSLAEAAKEVIQKKVPQLGGDGGVVAIDKNGNVTMEFNTAGMYRAHMNAKGDLKIGIYKE is encoded by the coding sequence ATGATTAGAATTTTAACATTTATTTGCCTCATTTTAATATCAATTGGGTGCAAAAACGAAGAAAAAAAAGCGATCGAAGCCACAAATTCTTCCGAAATTAGAACAGAAAGAGCTGATAACTTCGGAATAGTCATTCACGGAGGCGCCGGAACCATTTTAAAAGAAAATATGAGCGACTCCCTGGAACTAGCCTATAAAAGCAAACTGGAGGAAGCCATCCGTGTGGGACATGAGATCCTGAAAAATGGAGGAACGGCCATGGAAGCGGTGACCAAAACCATTAATGTCATGGAAGACTCACCACTGTTCAACGCTGGAAAAGGTGCCGTTTTTACCCATGAGGAAACCAACGAGCTCGACGCCTCTGTGATGGATGGGGCTACTCTAAATGCCGGGGCAGTCGCCGGGGTAACTCAAATTAAGAATCCCATAGATCTGGCTCTGTCCGTGATGAACGATTCCCCTCATGTGATGCTAAGTGGTAAAGGAGCAGAGCTCTTTGCTAAGGAACAAGGATTTGTGCTTGTCGATCCCTCCTACTTCTACACACAAAATCGATTTAATTCACTTCAAAGAATTAAAATGGCCGAGCAGGAAAAAGAAACGAAAGTTTCATTTGCAGACCCATTTATTAAAGACTCAAAATTCGGAACCGTGGGTTGTGCGGCTTTAGATAAGAACGGTAATCTTGCGGCAGGAACCTCAACCGGAGGAATGACCAACAAGCGATGGAATCGAATTGGAGATGCCCCTATAATTGGAGCCGGCACCTATGCCAATAACGCGACCTGCGCAGTTTCTTCAACAGGTTGGGGTGAATATTTTATTCGCGCTATGGTCGCTCATGATATTTCAGCCTTGATGGAATATAAAGGATTATCCCTAGCCGAAGCTGCTAAAGAGGTCATTCAGAAAAAAGTACCGCAACTCGGCGGAGATGGTGGCGTCGTAGCTATAGATAAAAATGGAAACGTAACCATGGAATTCAACACAGCAGGAATGTATCGCGCTCATATGAATGCTAAAGGTGATCTTAAAATTGGTATTTATAAAGAATAA
- a CDS encoding metallophosphoesterase family protein yields the protein MSTFVVGDIHGGLRALEQVLERMNYSENDRFIFVGDYVDGWSDNAETVDFLLKFSEKQECIFIRGNHDELVYNFLNKKENNPVWLAHGGESSKKSYAKLSEAEIEKHIVFYKNLINYYIDEKNRLFLHAGFTNLKGPQFEYFETMVYWDRTLWEMVCTMDHNMDEDDDRFPKRLKLFHEIYIGHTPTTRIGFNTPVNFYNVWNVDTGAAFKGPLSVMDIDTKMIWQSDPVYTLYPEETGRN from the coding sequence ATGAGCACATTTGTAGTTGGCGATATACACGGTGGTTTGCGGGCTTTAGAGCAGGTATTAGAAAGAATGAATTATTCTGAAAATGATCGCTTTATTTTTGTTGGTGATTATGTGGACGGTTGGAGTGATAATGCCGAAACCGTTGATTTTCTATTGAAATTTTCTGAAAAACAAGAATGCATCTTTATACGGGGAAATCACGATGAACTGGTATATAATTTTCTGAATAAAAAGGAGAATAATCCGGTTTGGCTGGCTCATGGCGGGGAATCCAGCAAAAAAAGTTACGCAAAGCTTTCCGAAGCGGAAATAGAAAAGCATATTGTCTTTTATAAAAACCTTATCAACTATTATATCGACGAGAAGAACCGACTTTTCCTGCACGCCGGATTTACAAATCTTAAAGGTCCGCAATTTGAATATTTTGAAACCATGGTCTATTGGGACCGAACCCTATGGGAAATGGTTTGTACCATGGATCACAACATGGATGAAGATGACGATCGGTTTCCGAAGCGATTAAAACTTTTTCATGAGATCTACATTGGCCATACCCCTACTACCCGAATTGGTTTTAACACTCCGGTAAATTTCTACAATGTATGGAATGTGGATACAGGCGCTGCCTTTAAGGGGCCTTTGTCGGTTATGGACATAGATACTAAAATGATCTGGCAAAGCGATCCTGTTTACACGCTTTATCCTGAAGAAACAGGACGAAATTAG
- a CDS encoding CAP domain-containing protein, whose product MNLLKTGLMAMAFICLVTSCQKDEGVTSEELNYTIDLNLANETDWVMANEILVLVNDHRASIGLPAIKKDQQYASAYAVDHTQYMIDTQKINHDNFNVRANALKERGATIVGENVAYGYATAEAVVNAWLNSPGHKKVIEGAYTHSGFGVMQNDKGTYYFTQLFYRK is encoded by the coding sequence ATGAACCTACTTAAAACCGGCCTTATGGCCATGGCGTTTATCTGCCTCGTTACCTCTTGTCAAAAAGATGAAGGTGTTACTTCAGAAGAATTGAATTACACCATTGACCTCAACCTTGCCAATGAAACCGATTGGGTGATGGCAAATGAAATTCTAGTCCTTGTAAATGACCACCGAGCGTCAATAGGATTACCCGCTATTAAAAAAGACCAACAGTACGCTTCTGCTTACGCTGTGGATCATACTCAATATATGATCGACACTCAGAAGATCAATCATGACAATTTTAATGTTCGCGCCAATGCTCTTAAAGAAAGAGGCGCCACGATTGTTGGTGAAAATGTAGCGTATGGGTATGCCACAGCCGAGGCCGTTGTAAATGCCTGGTTAAACAGTCCAGGTCATAAAAAAGTGATCGAAGGAGCTTACACACATTCAGGCTTTGGTGTAATGCAAAATGACAAAGGGACCTATTACTTTACCCAACTATTTTATAGAAAGTAA
- a CDS encoding antibiotic biosynthesis monooxygenase family protein produces MKPPYYAVIFTNLQTNNTEGYTAMAEKMEHLAKQQPGFLGMESARDHLGITVSYWKTTAAIKQWKQNLDHLEAQQKGRSLWYSWYRTRICLVERDYEFTAS; encoded by the coding sequence ATGAAACCACCCTATTACGCCGTTATCTTTACCAATCTCCAAACCAATAACACCGAGGGCTATACTGCCATGGCAGAAAAAATGGAACATCTGGCTAAACAGCAACCGGGCTTTCTGGGCATGGAAAGTGCCAGGGACCATTTGGGAATTACTGTGAGTTATTGGAAAACGACAGCTGCCATTAAACAATGGAAACAGAACCTTGATCATCTTGAAGCCCAACAAAAGGGAAGATCGCTATGGTATAGCTGGTATCGTACCCGAATTTGCCTGGTGGAACGCGACTATGAATTTACTGCCTCTTAG
- a CDS encoding 3-hydroxyanthranilate 3,4-dioxygenase has protein sequence MAIPKPFNLTQWVEDNRELLKPPVGNKDLYKDSEDHIVMVVAGPNARKDYHYNETEELFYQLEGNITVVIQEDGERKEMKLGPGDMYLHPGKVPHSPNREEGSIGLVVELKRKDRAGKDGLLWYCDNCNNKLYEVYFPLVDIETDFLKHFKHFYNSIDLRTCDKCGTVMETDERFTAD, from the coding sequence ATGGCTATTCCAAAACCTTTTAATCTAACCCAATGGGTAGAAGACAATCGTGAATTGTTAAAACCTCCTGTAGGGAATAAGGATCTTTATAAGGATTCTGAAGACCACATTGTGATGGTCGTAGCAGGTCCAAATGCCCGTAAGGATTATCACTATAACGAAACCGAGGAACTGTTTTATCAGTTGGAAGGTAATATAACCGTAGTGATCCAGGAAGACGGGGAGCGAAAGGAAATGAAACTGGGCCCCGGAGACATGTATCTTCACCCGGGTAAAGTACCTCATTCCCCCAATCGCGAAGAAGGATCAATTGGTCTGGTCGTGGAGCTCAAACGTAAGGATCGTGCCGGAAAGGATGGCCTACTGTGGTATTGCGATAATTGTAACAACAAGCTGTACGAAGTTTATTTTCCTTTGGTCGATATTGAGACCGATTTCCTAAAACATTTTAAACACTTCTACAATTCCATAGACCTTAGAACCTGTGATAAATGCGGAACCGTTATGGAAACCGACGAGCGTTTTACGGCAGATTAG
- a CDS encoding alpha-2-macroglobulin family protein, with protein MKILQRLSILVVLLIITACGDKNDSKNHSETDNLFKFKDYISYNTYGNQSIAEPIRIELSQPLEQYEFNQEIPSEYIKISPRTKGTLFLENGRSLIFKPEDHLKPNTEYSVTVKLNELYEDIDKEFKEYTFSFKTITPNFKVDLANLQSYSKKWQYVNGTLEASDVITLENAKKLISVSQGNQKLKLNWSSDAGLAKYFNFTIDSIQRTIEDSEIKILWDGKPIESKTKGSTAFKIPGQNNFTIVDLSSSLSPQASLAINFSDPLEDNQDFAGLVVIENNTDLRYEVDGNVLHVYPSSRVVGDARVTVFNGIKNTEGFSLKKEFSELVAFEQLKPEVRMVSAGVILPNAASTPLYFEAVNLSAVDVRIIKIYENNILQFLQTSNLNYSNAYDVRRVGRRIAKKTIQLNENNIGENGLWKAYAINLSEYFNASPGALYRVEISFKKEYSIYDCEAATSDPNVEEDYYEDDYYEDEYYSSTGSGNEDEREEQYWDNEIYRWRNYTYNWQQRENPCHDAYYHEDRIASTNVLGSDLGLIVKKGNNRSYHFAANNLLTTDPESGVSIGLYNYQQQLIETVTTGSDGLTLYDSDRNIAFAVAKKGKHYAYAKLDDGNALSLSKFDVSGKELQRGLKGFIYTERGVHRPGDSIHLTFVLNDELNKLPKGHPVKLEVTDARGKLVQRDVANSGVNGFYYFPISTQAAAPTGNWNATVYVGGVSFSKTLKVATIKPNRLKIKLDFEDEILDASKAVKGTATALWLHGAPARNLKIEMNATLQSTGTAFDSYKSYVFNDPIRSFSEVEIPLLNTQLSSEGVTHFSEKFELSNKAPGMLKATFLTKVFEGGGDFSIDVFSKNLAPFSHFVGLRSPKPHRYGSYFTDENTQFDVVSVNAQGNPIGNRELEVKVFRIEWRWWWNRSGDNLSRYENSVVHRPYKDLKIITDTKGKGSFTLNIPEDDGGRYLIRVTDKASGHATGRITYFYRNWWKAPVDGDSESAKMLVFSADKEKYNVGEEAVISFPSGSEGRALISVENGTEVLSTKWVKTKKGETRVSIPLLKEMAPNVYVNISLLQPHEQTKNDLPIRLYGVIPILVENPKTIINPVLQMPDVLQPEQNFKVSVSEENGKEMTYTIAMVDEGLLDLTRFKTPEIHDAFYTREALGVKTFDIYDFIIGAYSGSVHNIYAIGGGDVAAGAKNRKADRFKPVVKYLGPFTLKKGQTASHNITMPNYIGSVRTMVVAGENSESAYGKSDKTTPVRKPLMVLASLPRKLSPGEKVTLPVTVFAMEKKVKNASIQVKVGDGLKPLDGTSKSITFSEPGEQIVNFEFEVLSTPSIQTVEVLASGSGEKASYKVEIDIENPNPVSQKTTQYVLRENGENTIDFSTYGVAGTNKAVLEISTLPPMDFGKRLEYLIRYPHGCVEQTTSAAFPQLFLADVLDIPFAQKKKTEKNVEAAISKLSQFQIPSGGISYWPGEREPDAWATNYVGHFMLEAKQKGFAMPITFMSNWLRHQQNEARQWRHSQTSYNSSMIQAYRLYTLALAGQPELAAMNRLRESKHLSNDAKWRLAAAYALAGKKNVAEQIAQTATLVFEPQKANEYTYGSPFRNKTMALETMVILGNQKQRDLAVSVAKELSSQNWYSTQETSYALLAMAKMIEKNGGKSLEVALVQNGKTVDLKTDRTIAQRDLDITMGTNSVVVNNKKSNVVYVTLIQQGKLPLGEELTASRNLKLNAQFKDGKGKKMDVSKLRQGTEINAQVIITNTSNDLVDNIALSQIFPSGWEVVNTSFTELGGGASGNARYTDIRDDRVNFYFSLPAGKSKTFTVKLNASYLGTYYLPGVQVEAMYDSNYYARNKGMWIEIVK; from the coding sequence ATGAAAATCCTGCAGCGCCTATCCATCCTTGTCGTGCTACTAATTATAACCGCTTGCGGCGACAAAAACGATTCCAAGAACCATTCAGAAACCGACAACCTTTTCAAATTCAAAGACTATATTTCATATAACACTTACGGAAATCAGTCAATAGCAGAACCCATTCGTATCGAACTTTCTCAACCATTAGAGCAGTACGAATTCAACCAGGAGATCCCTTCCGAATACATTAAGATCTCCCCGCGAACTAAAGGAACCCTTTTTCTAGAAAACGGCCGATCCCTTATTTTTAAGCCGGAAGACCATCTTAAACCAAACACAGAGTACAGCGTAACTGTAAAACTGAACGAGCTGTATGAAGATATCGACAAGGAGTTTAAAGAATATACCTTCAGTTTTAAAACCATCACCCCTAACTTTAAGGTCGATCTAGCCAACCTGCAATCCTATTCAAAAAAATGGCAATATGTAAACGGAACTCTGGAGGCTTCAGATGTGATCACCCTCGAAAATGCTAAAAAACTGATCTCTGTCTCACAGGGCAATCAAAAATTAAAACTAAACTGGTCATCCGATGCTGGGCTTGCAAAATATTTCAATTTTACCATAGACAGTATACAGCGAACTATTGAAGATTCGGAAATTAAGATCCTGTGGGATGGAAAACCTATTGAGTCCAAAACCAAAGGAAGTACAGCATTTAAGATCCCCGGACAGAATAACTTTACCATAGTCGATCTTAGCAGCAGCCTGTCACCGCAAGCTTCCCTAGCCATAAACTTTTCAGACCCCCTTGAGGATAATCAGGATTTTGCCGGGCTGGTAGTCATAGAGAACAATACAGATCTACGTTATGAAGTGGATGGAAATGTTTTACATGTCTATCCGTCAAGTCGCGTGGTGGGTGATGCGAGAGTTACCGTATTTAATGGAATAAAGAACACCGAAGGCTTTTCATTGAAGAAGGAATTTTCAGAATTGGTTGCTTTCGAACAGCTTAAACCTGAGGTTCGAATGGTCTCCGCCGGAGTGATCCTGCCCAATGCCGCATCTACTCCACTATACTTCGAAGCCGTTAATCTTTCGGCCGTCGATGTTCGTATCATCAAGATCTATGAGAACAATATACTTCAATTCCTGCAAACTTCTAACCTTAACTACAGCAATGCTTATGATGTGCGCAGAGTTGGAAGACGAATTGCCAAAAAGACCATTCAGCTTAACGAAAACAACATTGGAGAAAACGGCTTGTGGAAAGCTTATGCCATAAATCTATCTGAATATTTCAACGCCTCGCCTGGAGCACTATACCGCGTGGAGATAAGCTTTAAAAAGGAATACAGTATATACGATTGCGAAGCCGCTACAAGTGATCCCAATGTCGAAGAAGATTATTATGAAGATGATTACTACGAAGATGAATACTATAGCAGCACAGGCTCTGGCAACGAAGACGAGCGCGAAGAGCAATATTGGGATAATGAGATCTACCGTTGGCGTAATTATACCTATAACTGGCAACAAAGGGAAAATCCGTGTCACGATGCCTATTATCATGAAGATCGTATTGCGAGTACTAACGTATTAGGATCGGATCTGGGATTGATCGTAAAGAAGGGGAATAATCGCTCGTATCACTTTGCGGCCAATAATTTACTCACCACCGATCCCGAATCGGGTGTTTCCATTGGATTATACAACTATCAACAGCAATTAATTGAAACGGTAACTACCGGAAGCGATGGATTAACCCTCTACGACAGTGATCGAAATATCGCTTTTGCGGTGGCTAAAAAAGGTAAACATTACGCTTATGCGAAACTGGACGACGGAAATGCCCTTTCTCTTAGTAAATTTGATGTTTCGGGGAAAGAATTGCAACGTGGACTCAAAGGCTTTATCTATACTGAAAGAGGCGTACATCGCCCCGGGGACAGCATTCATCTTACCTTTGTATTGAATGACGAATTGAACAAGCTCCCTAAGGGTCATCCTGTAAAACTGGAAGTAACAGACGCACGCGGTAAGTTAGTTCAACGAGATGTTGCCAATTCGGGGGTGAATGGATTTTACTATTTTCCCATAAGTACACAGGCAGCGGCACCCACCGGAAACTGGAATGCAACCGTCTATGTGGGTGGAGTGTCCTTTTCGAAAACCCTGAAGGTTGCTACCATTAAACCAAACCGACTTAAAATTAAACTCGATTTTGAGGACGAGATCCTCGATGCCAGTAAGGCCGTTAAAGGAACCGCCACCGCACTTTGGCTTCACGGAGCTCCGGCAAGGAATCTGAAGATCGAAATGAACGCCACCCTTCAAAGTACGGGAACAGCTTTCGATTCATATAAGTCTTATGTTTTTAATGATCCTATCCGCAGTTTTTCTGAAGTAGAGATTCCGCTCTTAAACACTCAGCTTTCTTCGGAAGGGGTTACCCATTTTTCTGAAAAATTCGAGCTAAGCAATAAAGCCCCTGGCATGTTGAAAGCGACATTCCTCACTAAAGTGTTTGAAGGTGGCGGTGATTTTTCTATCGATGTGTTCTCTAAGAATTTAGCGCCCTTTAGTCATTTTGTCGGACTTAGATCGCCGAAACCTCATCGATACGGTTCCTATTTTACTGACGAAAACACCCAATTTGATGTCGTATCGGTAAACGCTCAGGGAAATCCCATCGGAAACCGTGAATTGGAAGTGAAGGTTTTTCGTATCGAATGGCGATGGTGGTGGAACCGAAGCGGAGACAATCTGTCGCGCTATGAAAATTCGGTTGTACACCGTCCTTACAAGGATTTAAAGATCATTACTGATACAAAAGGCAAAGGAAGCTTTACCCTTAATATTCCCGAAGACGATGGTGGGAGATATCTTATAAGAGTCACCGATAAAGCTTCGGGACATGCGACAGGGCGCATTACCTATTTTTATCGCAATTGGTGGAAGGCTCCGGTAGACGGAGATTCTGAAAGTGCCAAAATGCTTGTTTTTTCAGCAGATAAAGAAAAATATAATGTAGGAGAAGAGGCGGTAATTTCGTTCCCTTCAGGAAGTGAAGGACGTGCTTTAATTAGTGTCGAAAACGGAACAGAAGTACTTTCAACAAAATGGGTAAAAACTAAAAAAGGTGAAACCAGGGTAAGTATTCCCTTGTTAAAGGAAATGGCTCCCAATGTGTATGTCAATATTTCACTGTTGCAACCTCATGAACAGACAAAGAACGATCTACCTATAAGACTATACGGCGTGATCCCAATACTGGTTGAAAACCCTAAGACCATTATAAATCCGGTGCTTCAGATGCCCGATGTGCTTCAACCCGAGCAGAATTTTAAGGTCAGTGTTTCCGAAGAAAACGGAAAAGAAATGACTTATACCATTGCTATGGTCGATGAAGGGTTGCTCGATCTTACTCGTTTTAAAACTCCCGAAATTCACGATGCATTTTACACCCGCGAAGCACTGGGAGTAAAAACCTTCGATATTTACGATTTCATTATTGGAGCCTATTCGGGCAGTGTACATAATATTTATGCCATAGGAGGCGGCGATGTGGCGGCCGGAGCCAAAAACCGAAAAGCAGATCGTTTTAAGCCGGTTGTAAAATACCTTGGTCCGTTTACACTCAAAAAGGGACAAACGGCTTCACATAATATCACCATGCCAAATTATATCGGATCTGTACGTACCATGGTGGTTGCAGGAGAAAATAGCGAAAGTGCTTATGGAAAGTCAGACAAGACCACTCCGGTTAGAAAACCGTTAATGGTTCTGGCTTCGCTTCCGCGGAAATTGTCTCCGGGAGAAAAAGTGACCCTCCCTGTAACGGTTTTTGCCATGGAAAAAAAGGTAAAAAATGCGTCCATTCAGGTTAAGGTTGGTGATGGACTCAAACCCCTAGATGGTACCTCCAAATCCATTACTTTTTCTGAACCGGGAGAGCAGATCGTAAACTTCGAGTTTGAGGTACTGTCAACTCCGTCCATACAAACCGTAGAAGTTCTGGCGTCGGGAAGTGGTGAAAAGGCGAGCTATAAAGTCGAGATCGATATAGAAAATCCGAATCCTGTTTCTCAAAAAACAACGCAGTACGTGCTCCGGGAAAACGGAGAAAATACGATCGATTTTTCAACCTACGGAGTTGCAGGAACCAACAAGGCCGTACTTGAAATTTCAACACTTCCTCCCATGGACTTTGGCAAACGACTTGAATATCTAATTCGTTATCCACACGGCTGTGTAGAGCAGACCACCTCAGCCGCCTTTCCACAACTTTTTCTGGCCGATGTACTCGATATTCCGTTCGCTCAAAAGAAAAAGACCGAAAAGAACGTAGAAGCAGCTATAAGCAAATTGAGTCAGTTTCAAATTCCATCGGGCGGGATCAGCTATTGGCCCGGTGAGCGTGAACCAGATGCCTGGGCGACCAATTATGTTGGGCATTTTATGTTGGAGGCAAAACAGAAAGGCTTCGCTATGCCCATTACCTTTATGAGCAATTGGTTGCGGCACCAACAAAATGAAGCACGACAGTGGCGTCACTCCCAAACGTCTTATAACTCGAGCATGATTCAGGCATACCGTCTTTATACCCTCGCCTTGGCTGGGCAGCCCGAACTGGCCGCCATGAACAGATTACGGGAGTCCAAGCACCTAAGTAATGACGCCAAGTGGCGATTAGCTGCAGCCTATGCCCTTGCAGGAAAAAAGAATGTAGCCGAACAAATAGCGCAAACAGCTACCCTTGTTTTTGAGCCCCAAAAAGCAAACGAGTATACCTACGGATCGCCATTCAGAAATAAAACCATGGCTCTGGAAACCATGGTTATTCTTGGAAATCAAAAACAACGGGATCTTGCCGTAAGTGTTGCTAAAGAGTTGTCGTCTCAAAACTGGTACAGCACACAGGAAACGTCCTATGCCTTGTTAGCCATGGCAAAGATGATCGAAAAGAACGGGGGGAAATCACTGGAAGTTGCCCTTGTGCAAAATGGTAAAACCGTTGATCTTAAAACCGATCGTACTATTGCGCAACGGGATTTGGATATCACTATGGGAACCAATTCCGTTGTGGTAAACAACAAGAAGAGCAATGTGGTTTACGTTACTCTTATCCAGCAAGGTAAATTGCCTCTGGGTGAAGAACTAACTGCTTCCCGAAATCTTAAGCTCAACGCACAGTTTAAGGATGGCAAGGGTAAAAAGATGGATGTTTCCAAATTAAGGCAAGGAACAGAGATCAACGCTCAGGTCATCATCACAAATACTTCCAACGATCTGGTAGATAATATTGCACTTTCTCAGATTTTTCCAAGTGGTTGGGAAGTGGTCAACACCAGTTTTACAGAATTGGGAGGGGGCGCATCCGGAAATGCACGATATACCGATATTCGGGATGACAGGGTAAACTTCTATTTCAGTTTGCCGGCTGGTAAATCCAAGACCTTTACCGTAAAACTGAATGCCTCCTATTTGGGAACTTATTATTTACCGGGAGTACAGGTGGAAGCGATGTACGATAGCAATTATTACGCACGAAATAAAGGAATGTGGATCGAGATCGTGAAATAA